A single genomic interval of Blochmannia endosymbiont of Camponotus sp. C-003 harbors:
- the aceF gene encoding dihydrolipoyllysine-residue acetyltransferase — MTMKIHIPNIGEDELEVTEVMVKIGDNINTNQPLIVIEGDKSSMEIPSSSAGIVTKIYVHVGDKVHTGSLILLLDSQNHTDDIPTINDQKNIVPSCTISSDDKINRTTSNDVHHNAAIYAHATPLVRHMARTFGIDLSKIKGSGRKGRILKEDIQNYINDISMYYTNRMSSIQYNQLLPILSWPKIDFSKFGDTTAVLLSKIQQTSGLNLQRNWIMLPHVTQFDEVDITDLESFRKQQNIDIEKKQINCKITLLVFVMKAVAKALEELPRFNSSLSQDGQTLILKKYINIGIAVDTPKGLLVPVLQDVNTKGIILLSQELSELSKKARAGNQLTPTDMQGGSFTISNLGGIGGTAFTPIINVPEVAILGMSKSFIKPVWTGKDFTPRLMLPLSLSYDHRVIDGADGARFMTLVNRIISDTRLLSM; from the coding sequence ATGACAATGAAAATTCATATACCAAATATTGGTGAGGATGAATTAGAAGTTACAGAAGTAATGGTAAAAATCGGAGATAATATTAATACTAATCAGCCACTTATTGTGATTGAAGGTGATAAATCATCTATGGAAATACCATCTTCTTCTGCTGGTATTGTTACTAAAATTTATGTCCATGTTGGAGATAAAGTACACACAGGATCTTTGATTTTACTACTTGATTCTCAAAACCATACTGATGACATACCTACTATTAACGATCAAAAAAATATTGTTCCTTCCTGTACTATATCAAGTGATGATAAAATAAATAGAACGACATCTAACGATGTTCATCATAATGCTGCGATATATGCTCATGCTACGCCATTAGTGCGTCATATGGCTCGTACATTTGGAATAGATTTATCAAAAATAAAAGGTAGTGGTCGTAAGGGACGTATATTAAAAGAAGATATTCAAAATTACATAAACGATATTTCAATGTACTACACAAATCGTATGTCATCTATTCAATATAATCAATTATTACCCATATTATCTTGGCCAAAGATAGATTTTAGTAAATTTGGTGATACTACAGCCGTTCTATTAAGCAAAATACAACAAACTTCCGGATTAAATTTACAAAGAAATTGGATTATGCTTCCTCATGTAACACAATTTGATGAAGTTGATATTACCGATTTAGAGAGTTTTAGAAAACAACAAAATATTGATATTGAAAAGAAACAAATAAATTGTAAAATTACGCTTTTAGTTTTTGTTATGAAAGCAGTTGCAAAAGCATTAGAAGAGTTACCACGATTCAATAGTTCTTTATCTCAAGACGGGCAAACACTAATTTTAAAAAAATATATTAATATCGGCATAGCAGTTGATACCCCTAAAGGTTTATTAGTGCCCGTTCTCCAGGATGTAAATACGAAAGGTATTATTTTATTATCACAAGAATTGTCAGAACTCTCAAAGAAAGCTCGTGCTGGAAATCAATTAACTCCCACTGATATGCAAGGAGGAAGTTTTACTATATCTAATTTGGGGGGTATAGGAGGTACAGCTTTTACTCCGATTATTAATGTTCCAGAAGTAGCTATTTTGGGAATGTCTAAATCCTTTATAAAACCAGTGTGGACTGGAAAAGATTTTACTCCACGTTTAATGTTGCCTTTATCATTATCATATGATCATCGTGTTATTGATGGAGCTGATGGTGCTCGATTTATGACACTTGTTAATAGAATAATTTCTGATACACGATTATTGTCTATGTGA
- the aceE gene encoding pyruvate dehydrogenase (acetyl-transferring), homodimeric type yields MLERVSDDVDPVETQDWLQSISSVIQKEGVDRAQFLINQIIHEARNNGVIIFNNEIKNDYINTIPVKDEPKYPGNLEIEEHICAVIRWNAVMMVLNASKKNLDLGGHIASFQSSATLYEVCFNHFFRARNEHDGGDLIYFQGHISPGIYARAFLEGRLCEDQINNFRQEVKNLGLPSYPHPKLMPEFWQFPTVSMGLTSISAIYQAKFLKYLNNRNLKDTTLQTVYAFLGDGEMDEPESKGALNIAAREKLDNLIFIINCNLQRLDGPVTGNGKIINDLENIFKGSGWEVIKVIWGSKWDALLHKDTSGKLIQLMNETVDGDYQTLKSKDGAYVREHFFGKYPETSALVDNMSDSEIWALDRGGHDPKKIFAALEKAKNGSGKPVVILAHTVKGYGMGSSAEGMNVAHQIKKININGIRYFRDRFNLNLIKDDQIASLPYLTLKEDSQEYVYLHNRRKTLFGYVPNRLQHSTDSLELPTLEYFSPLLIQQNKDISTTLAFIRVLNILLKYTPIKDRLVPIIADEGRTFGMEGLFRQIGIYNSMGQQYTPQDHDLLAYYREDKQGQILQEGISELGAAASWLAAATSYSTNNLPMIPFYIFYSMFGFQRIGDFFWSAADQQARGFLIGGTSGRTTLNGEGLQHADGHSHIQSLTIPNCISYDPAYAYEIAVIIQDGLIRMYGSNPENIYYYITTLNEKYHMPAMPIGVEEGIRKGIYKLESLSGKNGKIQLMGSGAILRFVREAAQILSQEYNVSSDVYSVTSFTELARNGQDCERWNMLHPMDIPKIPYITTVLNDFPTVAATDYMKLFAEQIRCFIPGHHFFVLGTDGFGRSDSRKNLRHHFEVNTGYVVTAALAQLVKKGHISADVVLNAIRIFNIDPNKINPRLI; encoded by the coding sequence ATGTTAGAACGTGTATCTGATGATGTAGATCCAGTAGAAACACAAGATTGGTTACAGTCTATTTCTTCAGTTATTCAAAAGGAAGGTGTCGATCGAGCTCAATTTTTGATAAATCAAATCATACATGAAGCCCGTAATAATGGTGTTATTATTTTTAATAATGAAATAAAAAATGATTATATCAATACTATTCCAGTCAAAGATGAACCAAAATATCCCGGAAATTTAGAAATAGAAGAGCATATATGTGCTGTTATACGTTGGAATGCCGTTATGATGGTATTAAATGCATCAAAAAAAAACTTGGATTTAGGAGGTCATATTGCCTCATTCCAATCTTCTGCTACGTTATATGAAGTATGTTTTAATCATTTTTTTCGTGCACGTAACGAGCATGATGGTGGTGACTTAATATATTTTCAAGGTCATATTTCGCCTGGTATATATGCTCGTGCTTTTCTTGAAGGACGATTATGTGAAGATCAAATAAATAATTTTCGTCAAGAAGTAAAAAATTTAGGACTTCCTTCCTATCCTCATCCAAAATTAATGCCAGAGTTTTGGCAATTTCCTACAGTTTCCATGGGTCTTACTTCAATTAGTGCAATTTATCAAGCAAAATTTTTGAAATATTTGAACAACAGAAATTTAAAGGATACCACGTTGCAAACAGTATACGCTTTTTTGGGGGATGGAGAAATGGACGAACCTGAATCTAAAGGAGCACTTAACATTGCTGCTAGAGAAAAATTGGATAATTTAATTTTTATTATTAATTGTAATTTACAACGATTAGATGGTCCAGTAACAGGAAATGGAAAAATCATTAATGATTTAGAAAATATATTTAAAGGATCAGGTTGGGAAGTGATTAAAGTTATTTGGGGAAGTAAATGGGATGCGCTGCTACATAAAGATACTAGTGGCAAGTTAATTCAACTTATGAATGAAACTGTTGATGGAGATTATCAAACGCTTAAATCTAAAGATGGTGCTTATGTACGTGAACACTTCTTTGGTAAATATCCAGAAACCAGCGCGTTGGTAGATAATATGAGTGACTCTGAAATTTGGGCGTTAGATCGTGGTGGGCATGATCCTAAAAAAATATTTGCTGCTTTAGAAAAAGCTAAAAATGGATCTGGAAAACCTGTTGTAATATTAGCACATACCGTTAAAGGTTATGGTATGGGTTCCAGCGCAGAAGGAATGAACGTTGCGCATCAAATAAAAAAAATTAACATCAACGGAATACGTTATTTTAGAGATAGATTTAATTTGAATCTTATCAAAGATGATCAAATTGCATCTTTACCTTATTTAACGCTTAAGGAAGATTCCCAAGAATACGTATACTTACATAATCGACGTAAAACATTATTTGGATATGTTCCAAATAGATTGCAGCATTCTACTGATTCTCTAGAACTACCAACATTAGAATATTTTTCTCCTTTATTGATACAACAAAATAAAGATATTTCTACTACTCTTGCATTTATACGTGTTCTTAATATATTACTAAAATACACACCAATTAAAGACAGACTAGTACCTATCATTGCAGATGAAGGCCGAACCTTTGGGATGGAAGGACTATTTCGTCAAATTGGTATTTATAACTCCATGGGACAACAATATACTCCTCAAGATCATGATTTACTTGCATATTATCGTGAAGATAAACAAGGTCAAATTTTACAAGAAGGAATTAGCGAATTAGGCGCTGCAGCATCGTGGTTAGCAGCTGCTACCTCATACAGTACTAACAATCTCCCTATGATACCATTTTATATATTTTATTCAATGTTTGGTTTTCAAAGAATCGGAGACTTTTTTTGGTCTGCTGCTGATCAACAAGCTCGAGGATTCTTGATCGGAGGGACATCTGGTCGAACTACTTTAAATGGGGAAGGATTACAACATGCCGATGGTCATAGTCACATTCAGTCGTTAACAATTCCTAATTGTATTTCTTATGATCCAGCATATGCATATGAAATCGCTGTTATCATACAAGATGGTCTTATACGTATGTATGGAAGTAATCCAGAAAATATATATTATTATATCACTACATTAAATGAAAAATATCATATGCCAGCTATGCCAATAGGCGTTGAAGAAGGTATTCGAAAAGGAATTTATAAGTTAGAATCTTTATCTGGAAAAAATGGAAAAATTCAATTAATGGGATCTGGCGCTATTTTACGTTTTGTTCGTGAAGCAGCTCAAATTTTGTCTCAAGAATATAATGTAAGTTCTGATGTATATAGTGTTACTTCTTTTACTGAATTAGCACGGAATGGACAAGACTGCGAACGATGGAATATGTTACATCCTATGGATATACCCAAAATACCATACATTACTACTGTATTAAATGATTTTCCCACTGTAGCTGCTACTGATTATATGAAATTATTTGCAGAACAAATCAGATGTTTTATTCCAGGACATCATTTTTTTGTATTAGGTACAGATGGATTTGGTCGTTCCGATAGTCGAAAAAATTTACGACATCATTTTGAAGTAAATACAGGTTATGTGGTTACTGCTGCATTAGCCCAATTGGTAAAAAAAGGCCATATTAGTGCCGATGTTGTTTTAAACGCTATCAGAATATTTAACATCGACCCTAACAAAATTAATCCGCGCCTAATATAA
- the folK gene encoding 2-amino-4-hydroxy-6-hydroxymethyldihydropteridine diphosphokinase has protein sequence MERVWVGIGSNLLNPKQQADRAIWSLSNLPMTRLITFSSYYRSLPLGNKNQPDFLNAIIILDTNLSPTALLSHIQYIEQQQGRIRSHNSPVWQPRTLDLDILLFGKYITYGSELTIPHHGMLHREFILYPLMQLDNSLVFPNGRIITDIVKTVPTHGLDLWKE, from the coding sequence ATGGAACGGGTTTGGGTGGGAATTGGTAGTAATCTATTAAATCCAAAACAACAGGCAGATCGCGCCATATGGTCTCTTTCTAATCTTCCAATGACTAGGCTGATAACTTTTTCCTCCTATTATCGTAGTTTACCATTAGGAAATAAAAATCAGCCTGATTTTCTAAATGCAATAATAATATTGGATACTAATCTATCTCCAACAGCATTGTTAAGTCACATTCAATATATAGAACAACAACAAGGACGTATACGATCACATAATTCTCCTGTATGGCAACCACGCACTTTAGATTTAGATATTTTATTGTTTGGAAAATATATTACATATGGTTCTGAATTAACAATACCGCATCATGGAATGCTTCACCGAGAATTTATATTGTATCCATTGATGCAATTAGATAATAGTTTAGTTTTTCCCAACGGAAGAATTATAACAGATATCGTTAAAACTGTACCTACACATGGTTTAGATTTGTGGAAGGAATAA
- the lpxC gene encoding UDP-3-O-acyl-N-acetylglucosamine deacetylase, whose protein sequence is MIKQRTLKRVVQTTGVGLHTGKKVTLTLHPTSANTGIIYRRTDLHPPVDLQVNVKSVGNTVLCTCLINEYGVQIFTVEHLSAAQAGLGIDNIIIELNAPEVPIMDGSASPFVCLLLDAGIEELNSAKKFLRLKQTVRVEDGEKWAELRPFDGFTIDFTIDFNHPAINVNRQHCFFNFSSSSFVDNISRARTFGFTRDIKNLQSRGFALGGSIDSAIVIDDYRVLNEDGLRFDDEFVRHKMLDAIGDLFMCGHNLIGSFIAFKSGHTLNNKLLKTVLSCQEAWEFATFSNASDLPLVF, encoded by the coding sequence ATGATAAAACAACGAACATTGAAACGTGTTGTGCAAACTACTGGTGTAGGATTACACACTGGCAAGAAAGTTACATTAACTTTACACCCTACTTCAGCAAATACTGGGATCATTTATCGTCGTACTGACTTACATCCTCCTGTAGATTTGCAAGTTAATGTTAAATCAGTAGGAAACACTGTGTTATGTACATGCTTGATTAATGAATATGGTGTTCAGATTTTTACTGTTGAACATTTAAGTGCTGCTCAAGCAGGATTGGGTATTGATAATATTATTATAGAACTTAATGCTCCTGAAGTTCCAATAATGGATGGTAGCGCCAGTCCTTTCGTATGTTTATTATTAGATGCTGGTATAGAAGAACTCAACAGTGCAAAAAAATTTCTACGGTTAAAACAAACAGTACGTGTGGAAGATGGAGAAAAATGGGCTGAGTTAAGACCATTTGATGGTTTTACAATCGATTTTACTATTGATTTTAATCATCCAGCTATTAATGTGAATAGACAACATTGTTTTTTTAATTTCTCTTCATCATCTTTTGTTGATAATATTAGTCGAGCACGTACTTTTGGTTTTACACGTGATATAAAAAATTTACAATCGCGTGGATTTGCTTTGGGAGGAAGTATTGATTCTGCTATAGTAATCGATGATTATCGTGTGCTTAATGAAGATGGTTTACGTTTTGATGATGAATTTGTTCGGCATAAAATGTTGGATGCTATTGGAGATTTGTTCATGTGTGGACATAATCTTATTGGTTCTTTTATTGCTTTTAAATCTGGACATACTCTAAATAATAAGTTATTAAAAACTGTTTTGTCATGCCAAGAAGCATGGGAATTTGCTACGTTTTCTAATGCATCTGATTTACCTTTAGTATTTTAA
- the secA gene encoding preprotein translocase subunit SecA yields MITPLKLFTKIFRNRNDRVLLRMKKLVDVINHLEKDIAKLSDSQLAYKTNEFRISIESGVNLENLLPQAFAVVREAVKRIFNIRLFDVQLLGGIVLNGRCIAEMKTGEGKTLTATLPAYLNALSGQGVHIVTVNNYLAHRDAVNNKALFEFLGLTVGINLPGLSGSMKRAAYAADITYGTNNEYGFDYLRDNMVFSPEERVQRGLHYALIDEVDSILIDEARTPLVISGPSDDTSLLYLKINELVFSIIQKNKKDIDNLKQEEYFTVDEKSKQVILTENGLVLIEQLLIQSGIMNQGESLYSSDNIILMHHVNAAFRAHILFACEVDYLVKNDEILIIDEHTGRVMPGRRWSDGLHQAIEAKEHVTIQNENQTLASITFQNYFRLYEKLSGMTGTANTEAFEFQSIYKLDTIVIPTNRPMIRNDFPDVIYMTEHEKIEAIVNDIKDCVNRNQPVLVGTISIDKSEIISHALNQIGVIHKVLNAKFHAAEADIIAQAGYPGAVTIATNMAGRGTDIILGGNWRAEIAALHKSDACKILKIKSDWEKRHHAVLKSGGLHVIGTERHESRRIDNQLRGRSGRHGDIGSSRFYLSMEDSLIRIFASNKLVKMMKKLGMKSGESIEHPWITKAIAHAQKKVENRNFDIRKQLLEYNDVANDQRRVIYEQRDKLLNISDISDVIRNIRCDVVNKLFNIYIPLEIIENKKDLIKLEECLKNDFCLKLPLIEWIEVEPRLYEEKEILRRRILENMTQQYEHTKKIIGIDIMCSFEKGIMLRTFDVLWKEHLASMDYLRQGLHLRGYAQKDPKQEYKRESFSMFTKMLDNLKYEVISELSKLVIELFNKKESVVNSTNKYNNFQFMNTQVVNNQLESIDHFLNQHVLIHNKIVGRNDSCPCGSNKKFKECHGKITNKRH; encoded by the coding sequence ATGATAACACCATTAAAATTATTTACTAAAATTTTTAGAAATAGAAATGATCGCGTGTTACTTCGTATGAAAAAATTGGTAGATGTGATAAATCATCTAGAGAAAGATATAGCAAAATTAAGTGATAGTCAACTTGCTTATAAAACTAATGAATTTCGTATATCTATTGAATCGGGCGTAAATCTTGAAAATCTATTACCGCAAGCATTTGCTGTAGTGCGCGAAGCTGTTAAAAGAATATTTAATATACGTCTTTTTGATGTTCAATTATTAGGAGGAATAGTTCTTAACGGTCGGTGTATTGCGGAAATGAAAACTGGAGAAGGAAAAACTTTAACTGCTACTTTACCTGCTTATTTAAATGCATTGAGCGGTCAAGGGGTACATATCGTTACAGTTAATAATTATTTAGCACATAGAGACGCAGTAAATAATAAAGCATTATTTGAATTTTTAGGGTTAACTGTTGGAATTAATTTGCCGGGGTTATCAGGATCAATGAAACGTGCTGCGTATGCAGCAGATATTACCTACGGAACAAACAATGAATATGGTTTTGATTATTTACGTGATAATATGGTGTTTTCCCCAGAAGAACGAGTACAACGGGGGTTACATTATGCATTAATAGATGAAGTAGATTCTATTTTGATTGATGAAGCTCGTACCCCATTAGTTATTTCTGGGCCATCAGATGATACTTCTTTATTATATTTAAAAATCAACGAATTAGTTTTTAGTATCATTCAAAAAAATAAAAAAGACATAGATAATTTAAAACAAGAAGAATATTTCACAGTTGATGAAAAATCTAAACAAGTTATTCTGACTGAGAATGGATTAGTATTAATAGAACAATTATTAATTCAATCTGGAATCATGAATCAAGGTGAATCGTTGTATTCATCGGATAATATCATATTAATGCATCATGTTAACGCAGCATTTCGTGCTCACATTTTATTTGCGTGTGAGGTGGATTATCTTGTTAAAAATGATGAAATACTTATCATTGACGAACATACAGGACGAGTTATGCCTGGTCGTCGATGGTCAGATGGACTGCATCAAGCAATAGAAGCTAAGGAACATGTAACGATTCAAAATGAAAATCAAACATTGGCTTCAATCACATTTCAAAATTATTTCCGTTTATATGAAAAATTATCTGGCATGACAGGCACTGCTAATACTGAAGCATTTGAATTTCAATCTATTTATAAATTAGACACTATAGTTATACCGACTAATCGTCCTATGATTCGTAATGATTTTCCAGATGTAATTTATATGACGGAACATGAAAAAATTGAAGCTATCGTTAATGATATTAAAGATTGTGTTAATCGGAACCAACCAGTACTAGTGGGAACCATATCAATTGATAAATCTGAAATTATTTCGCATGCTTTAAATCAAATTGGAGTTATTCATAAAGTTTTAAATGCTAAGTTTCACGCTGCAGAAGCAGATATTATAGCGCAAGCAGGATATCCTGGTGCGGTAACTATTGCTACAAATATGGCTGGACGTGGAACCGACATTATATTAGGGGGTAATTGGCGGGCAGAGATTGCTGCGTTGCACAAATCAGATGCATGTAAAATTTTAAAAATTAAATCTGATTGGGAGAAACGTCATCACGCAGTATTAAAATCTGGAGGATTACATGTCATTGGGACAGAACGACATGAATCTCGTCGTATTGACAATCAATTGCGTGGACGATCTGGACGACACGGAGATATAGGTTCGTCTAGATTTTATTTATCAATGGAGGATTCATTAATACGTATTTTTGCTTCTAATAAATTAGTAAAAATGATGAAAAAATTAGGAATGAAATCAGGAGAATCAATTGAACATCCATGGATTACTAAAGCTATTGCTCATGCTCAAAAAAAAGTAGAAAATCGTAATTTTGATATTAGAAAACAATTACTGGAATACAATGATGTAGCTAATGATCAGCGTCGTGTTATTTATGAACAACGTGATAAATTATTAAATATATCAGATATCAGTGATGTTATTAGAAATATTCGTTGCGATGTTGTTAATAAATTGTTTAATATTTATATTCCTCTAGAAATTATAGAAAATAAAAAGGATCTAATAAAATTAGAAGAATGTTTAAAAAACGATTTTTGTTTAAAGTTACCTCTTATAGAATGGATAGAAGTAGAGCCTAGATTATATGAGGAAAAAGAAATATTACGTCGACGTATACTAGAAAATATGACTCAACAGTATGAGCATACTAAGAAAATAATTGGAATAGATATTATGTGTTCTTTTGAAAAAGGCATTATGCTAAGAACATTTGATGTACTGTGGAAAGAACATTTGGCGTCAATGGATTACTTACGTCAAGGACTTCATTTAAGAGGGTACGCGCAAAAAGATCCGAAGCAGGAATACAAAAGAGAATCATTCTCTATGTTTACTAAAATGTTAGATAATTTAAAATATGAAGTGATAAGCGAATTGAGTAAGTTAGTAATAGAATTATTCAACAAAAAAGAATCTGTTGTAAATTCAACTAATAAATATAATAATTTTCAATTTATGAATACGCAAGTAGTAAATAATCAATTAGAATCAATAGATCATTTTTTAAATCAACATGTATTAATTCATAATAAAATAGTAGGTCGCAATGATTCTTGCCCTTGTGGATCCAATAAGAAATTTAAAGAATGTCATGGTAAAATCACAAATAAACGTCATTAA
- the lpdA gene encoding dihydrolipoyl dehydrogenase — MNIKTQILILGAGPGGYSAAFRCADLGMDTTIVERYPNLGGVCLNVGCIPSKTLLYIAKLIEIKKKLNKYGIFEGETHIDLDKTRSWKNKIIDQLSNSLSSMAKNRNVKVIDGIGKFLDSHTIQVENNKMTVKIAFDYAIIAAGSRAMTLPCIPNDQRIWNSTDALSLQSIPERLLIIGSGAIGLEMATIYHAFGSEVDIVEMCNQVMPILDEDITNIFTKIISKNINLVLNTKINIVEAKKDGIYVTMENQQTLFKNTQRYDALLVAIGRSPNGNMLNIERVGVNVDKYGFISVDHQMRTNVQHIFAIGDIIGYPMLAHKSVHEGHVAAEVISGKPRCFDPITIPSIVYTDPEIAWVGYTEKDAKEKNIDYEVAVFPWMASSRAITEDCKEGVTKLIFNKKTNRIIGGSILGTHASEILGEITLAIEMGCDVEDITLTIHAHPTLYESISLAASIYNGSVTDFPNIKRLI, encoded by the coding sequence ATGAATATAAAAACTCAAATTCTTATTTTAGGAGCAGGACCAGGAGGTTATTCTGCAGCTTTTCGTTGCGCTGATTTAGGAATGGATACTACAATAGTAGAACGTTATCCTAATTTAGGTGGGGTGTGCCTGAATGTTGGTTGTATCCCTTCTAAAACATTGTTATATATTGCTAAACTCATTGAAATAAAAAAGAAATTAAATAAATATGGTATTTTTGAAGGAGAAACACATATTGATCTTGATAAGACACGCTCTTGGAAGAATAAAATCATTGATCAATTGTCTAATAGCTTGAGTTCTATGGCAAAAAATCGGAACGTTAAAGTAATTGACGGGATTGGAAAATTTCTTGATAGTCATACTATTCAAGTTGAAAATAATAAAATGACTGTAAAAATAGCATTTGATTACGCTATTATAGCAGCGGGATCACGTGCTATGACATTACCATGCATTCCCAATGATCAACGTATTTGGAATTCAACTGATGCTTTATCTTTACAATCAATACCTGAACGTCTTCTAATTATAGGCTCAGGAGCTATAGGATTAGAAATGGCAACAATATATCATGCTTTTGGATCAGAAGTTGATATAGTAGAAATGTGTAATCAAGTTATGCCAATTTTAGATGAAGATATTACTAATATTTTTACTAAAATAATTAGTAAAAATATTAATTTAGTTTTAAACACTAAAATTAACATAGTAGAAGCGAAGAAAGATGGTATTTATGTTACTATGGAAAATCAACAAACTTTATTCAAAAATACTCAACGTTATGATGCATTATTAGTAGCAATTGGGCGCTCTCCAAATGGTAACATGTTGAATATCGAACGTGTGGGAGTAAATGTAGATAAATATGGTTTTATTTCTGTAGATCATCAGATGCGTACTAATGTACAACACATTTTTGCTATTGGAGATATTATCGGGTATCCAATGCTAGCCCATAAAAGTGTTCATGAAGGTCATGTAGCTGCAGAAGTTATTTCTGGTAAACCACGTTGTTTTGATCCAATAACAATCCCATCCATTGTATATACTGATCCAGAAATAGCATGGGTTGGGTATACTGAAAAAGATGCTAAAGAAAAAAATATAGATTATGAAGTTGCGGTTTTCCCTTGGATGGCTTCAAGTCGAGCAATTACTGAAGACTGCAAAGAAGGCGTAACCAAATTAATCTTCAATAAAAAAACGAACAGAATTATTGGAGGCTCAATTTTAGGAACACATGCTAGTGAAATATTAGGAGAAATCACTTTAGCTATTGAAATGGGATGTGATGTAGAAGATATTACTTTAACTATTCATGCTCACCCAACCTTATATGAATCAATATCATTAGCGGCATCTATTTATAATGGATCAGTTACTGATTTTCCTAATATAAAAAGACTAATATAA
- the dksA gene encoding RNA polymerase-binding protein DksA, translated as MSKKSPSNRRHSSLNVLIIAGVTPYQQKPNEEYMSSHQLLHFKRILKTWKNQLKKDLGYSELCAQDQISINFPDPVDRAVQEEEFNIKLRNRDREHKLIEKIEKTLKKIDTNEFGFCASCDVEIGIRRLEARPTADLCIDCKTLEEIKEKQMTG; from the coding sequence ATGTCAAAAAAATCACCAAGCAATCGTAGACATTCTTCTTTGAATGTATTAATAATTGCTGGAGTTACGCCATATCAACAAAAACCTAATGAAGAATATATGAGTTCTCATCAACTTTTACATTTTAAACGTATCCTTAAAACATGGAAAAATCAACTGAAAAAAGATTTAGGATATTCTGAATTATGCGCACAAGATCAGATATCAATTAATTTTCCAGATCCAGTAGATAGAGCAGTACAAGAAGAAGAATTTAATATTAAATTACGTAATCGAGATAGAGAGCATAAACTTATTGAAAAAATTGAAAAAACCTTAAAAAAAATAGATACAAATGAATTTGGATTTTGTGCTTCATGTGATGTAGAAATCGGTATCCGAAGATTAGAGGCTCGCCCAACAGCTGATTTATGTATTGATTGTAAAACTTTAGAAGAAATTAAAGAAAAACAAATGACTGGATAG
- the coaE gene encoding dephospho-CoA kinase (Dephospho-CoA kinase (CoaE) performs the final step in coenzyme A biosynthesis.): MSYIVALTGGICSGKSVVAQKFSNLSRKVSVVDADVISKKVTQPGSIALHMITKYFGPHILLSNGSLNRSMLKKIIFFNPKDKEWIEKLLHPIIRQEIQKTINILSNRSSYILWVVPLLIENNLQKYADHILTIDVDVDVQLNRIINRDKINKQYAKNILASQISRQNRLCYADNVIKNNKNIDGMTRYINDLHQYYLQAAKIITKKHYFSK, translated from the coding sequence ATGTCTTATATTGTTGCACTTACTGGTGGTATTTGTTCTGGAAAAAGTGTTGTTGCTCAAAAATTCTCTAATTTATCAAGAAAAGTATCCGTAGTAGATGCTGATGTGATTTCTAAAAAAGTCACTCAACCTGGAAGCATTGCTTTACATATGATAACTAAATATTTTGGGCCTCACATTCTGCTGTCTAATGGTTCATTGAATAGATCCATGTTAAAAAAAATAATTTTCTTTAATCCTAAAGACAAAGAATGGATTGAAAAATTGTTACACCCAATTATCAGACAAGAAATACAAAAAACAATAAATATATTATCTAATCGATCATCTTATATTTTATGGGTTGTTCCATTGTTAATAGAAAATAATTTACAAAAATATGCCGATCACATACTAACGATAGACGTAGATGTTGATGTTCAATTAAATCGGATTATTAATAGGGATAAAATAAATAAACAATATGCTAAAAACATTTTAGCATCTCAAATATCTCGCCAAAATAGATTATGTTATGCTGATAATGTTATTAAAAATAACAAAAATATTGATGGAATGACACGATATATCAATGATTTGCATCAATATTATCTTCAAGCAGCAAAAATAATTACTAAAAAACACTATTTTAGTAAATAA